In a single window of the Streptomyces sp. HUAS ZL42 genome:
- a CDS encoding peptide deformylase → MASPSDRAPLAERVEELLAADGPLTVVAAGDPVLRRGTERYDGQLGPALLARFVEALRLTMHAAPGVGLAAPQVGVPLRIAVVEDPAPVPQEVRLARGRVPQPFRVLVNPSYEPVGTGCAAFFEGCLSVPGWQAVVARPAEVRLTGEDEEGRPLDEVFTGWPARIVQHETDHLDGRLYLDRAELRSLSSNQAMVDRWTQPTPTEAARALGFELP, encoded by the coding sequence ATGGCTTCCCCCAGTGATCGCGCGCCTCTCGCCGAGCGGGTCGAGGAACTCCTCGCCGCCGACGGCCCGTTGACCGTCGTGGCGGCCGGCGACCCGGTGCTGCGGCGCGGCACCGAGCGCTACGACGGCCAGCTCGGCCCCGCTCTCCTCGCCCGCTTCGTCGAGGCCCTGCGCCTCACCATGCACGCGGCACCCGGCGTCGGCCTCGCGGCGCCCCAGGTCGGCGTACCCCTGCGGATCGCCGTCGTCGAGGATCCGGCGCCGGTGCCGCAGGAGGTGCGGCTGGCCCGCGGCCGGGTGCCGCAGCCGTTCCGGGTGCTGGTCAATCCGTCGTACGAACCCGTGGGCACCGGCTGTGCCGCGTTCTTCGAGGGCTGTCTGAGCGTGCCGGGGTGGCAGGCCGTGGTGGCGCGGCCCGCGGAAGTGCGGCTGACCGGCGAGGACGAGGAGGGCCGGCCGCTGGACGAGGTGTTCACCGGCTGGCCCGCCCGCATCGTGCAGCACGAGACGGACCACCTGGACGGCAGGCTCTACCTGGACCGTGCGGAACTGCGTTCGCTGTCCTCGAACCAGGCGATGGTGGACCGCTGGACGCAGCCGACACCGACGGAGGCGGCGCGGGCCCTCGGCTTCGAACTGCCCTAG
- a CDS encoding NAD(P)/FAD-dependent oxidoreductase — protein sequence MTETETIAYDVVVLGAGPVGENVADRTRAAGLSTAVVESELVGGECSYWACIPSKALLRPVIARADARRVPGLSQSVQGPLDAAAVLAHRNYYTSDWKDDGAAQWLESIDADLYRGHGRLTGARTVTVTGQGGERHVLTARYAVAVCTGSDAVLPDLPGLADVKPWTSRNATSAQAAPGRLVVVGGGVVATEMATAWQALGSQVTVLVRGKGLLNRMEPFAGELVAEALTEAGADVRTGTSVESLAREHGTVVVITDQGDRIEADEILFATGRTPRTGDIGLDTVGLEPGSWLTVDDSLRVTGTDWLYAVGDVNHRALLTHQGKYQARIAGAAIAARASGVPIPEQPDPWGAHAATADHHAVPQVVFTDPEAAAVGLSLAEAERAGYRVRAVDVEMSSASGAGLYADGYRGRARMVVDLEKEILRGVTFVGPGVGELIHSATIAVAGQVPVSRLWHAVPSFPTISEVWLRLLEAYRG from the coding sequence ATGACGGAAACGGAAACCATCGCGTACGACGTCGTGGTGCTCGGGGCCGGACCCGTGGGGGAGAACGTCGCCGACCGCACCCGTGCGGCCGGTCTCTCCACCGCGGTCGTGGAGAGCGAACTGGTCGGCGGCGAGTGCTCGTACTGGGCCTGCATCCCCAGCAAGGCCCTGCTGCGGCCGGTCATCGCCCGCGCGGACGCGCGCCGCGTGCCCGGCCTGAGCCAGTCGGTGCAGGGGCCTCTCGACGCCGCCGCGGTCCTCGCGCACCGCAACTACTACACCTCCGACTGGAAGGACGACGGCGCGGCCCAGTGGCTGGAGAGCATCGACGCCGACCTCTACCGCGGCCACGGCCGACTGACCGGCGCGCGCACGGTGACCGTCACCGGCCAGGGCGGCGAGCGGCACGTCCTCACCGCGCGGTACGCCGTCGCCGTCTGCACCGGCAGTGACGCCGTGCTGCCCGACCTGCCCGGCCTTGCCGACGTCAAGCCGTGGACCAGCCGGAACGCGACGAGCGCGCAGGCCGCGCCCGGCCGTCTCGTCGTGGTCGGCGGGGGAGTGGTCGCCACCGAGATGGCCACCGCCTGGCAGGCCCTCGGCTCCCAGGTCACCGTCCTCGTCCGCGGCAAGGGCCTGCTGAACCGTATGGAGCCCTTCGCGGGGGAACTGGTCGCCGAGGCCCTCACCGAGGCGGGCGCGGACGTCCGCACCGGCACGTCGGTCGAGTCGTTGGCGCGTGAGCACGGCACGGTCGTGGTGATCACCGACCAGGGGGACCGCATCGAGGCCGACGAGATCCTCTTCGCCACGGGCCGCACCCCGCGCACCGGCGACATCGGCCTGGACACCGTGGGACTGGAGCCCGGCTCGTGGCTGACCGTCGACGACAGCCTGCGCGTGACCGGCACCGACTGGCTCTACGCGGTCGGCGACGTCAACCATCGCGCCCTCCTCACCCATCAAGGCAAGTACCAGGCCCGCATCGCGGGCGCCGCGATCGCCGCGCGCGCCTCCGGCGTGCCGATCCCGGAGCAGCCGGACCCCTGGGGCGCCCACGCCGCCACCGCCGACCACCACGCCGTCCCCCAGGTCGTCTTCACCGACCCGGAGGCCGCGGCCGTCGGCCTCTCCCTCGCGGAGGCGGAACGGGCCGGGTACCGGGTACGGGCCGTGGACGTCGAGATGTCCTCGGCGTCCGGCGCGGGCCTGTACGCCGACGGCTACCGCGGCCGCGCCCGCATGGTCGTGGACCTCGAGAAGGAGATCCTGCGCGGAGTCACCTTCGTCGGCCCCGGCGTCGGCGAACTCATCCACTCGGCGACGATCGCGGTCGCCGGCCAGGTCCCGGTCAGCCGCCTGTGGCACGCGGTCCCGTCGTTCCCGACGATCAGCGAGGTGTGGCTGCGGCTGCTGGAGGCGTACCGGGGCTAG
- a CDS encoding tetratricopeptide repeat protein, producing the protein MTYEVDYYAHGTPAERWERARMFFDAKDYAASARVLGGLVEEVPEQTGPRLLLARAYYHSAQLRRAEAELRVIVERDPVEHYARLMLGRTLQRQGRHAEAEPHLRLASALAGDFESL; encoded by the coding sequence ATGACATACGAGGTGGATTACTACGCTCACGGAACGCCGGCGGAGCGCTGGGAGCGCGCGCGGATGTTCTTCGACGCGAAGGACTACGCCGCCTCGGCCCGTGTCCTGGGCGGACTGGTCGAGGAGGTGCCGGAACAGACCGGACCGCGGCTGCTGCTGGCCCGCGCCTACTACCACTCGGCCCAACTGCGCCGTGCGGAGGCCGAGTTGCGCGTCATCGTCGAGCGCGACCCGGTGGAGCACTACGCCCGGCTGATGCTGGGCCGCACCCTTCAGCGCCAGGGACGGCACGCCGAGGCGGAGCCGCATCTGCGCCTCGCCTCGGCCCTCGCGGGCGACTTCGAGAGCCTCTGA
- the trxA gene encoding thioredoxin produces MSSTVELTKENFDETVTDNEFVLIDFWASWCGPCRQFAPVYEKAAQDNPDLVFGKIDTEAQPELAAAFGIQSIPTLMIVRDQVAIFAQPGALPEAALADVIGQARKLDMDEVRKSIAEQESKTDGQ; encoded by the coding sequence ATGAGCAGCACCGTGGAGCTCACCAAGGAGAACTTCGACGAGACGGTCACGGACAACGAGTTCGTCCTGATCGACTTCTGGGCGTCCTGGTGCGGGCCGTGCCGTCAGTTCGCGCCGGTCTACGAGAAGGCCGCACAGGACAACCCCGACCTGGTGTTCGGCAAGATCGACACGGAGGCCCAGCCGGAGCTGGCCGCGGCCTTCGGCATCCAGTCGATCCCGACACTGATGATCGTCCGCGACCAGGTCGCGATCTTCGCCCAGCCGGGCGCCCTGCCCGAGGCCGCCCTCGCGGACGTCATCGGGCAGGCCCGGAAGCTGGACATGGACGAGGTCCGCAAGTCGATCGCGGAGCAGGAGTCCAAGACCGACGGTCAGTAG
- a CDS encoding pirin family protein, with translation MSNLDREPVPAVCGGRGFVVAEPVRELLSPRRVQLGESTEVRRLLPNLGRRMVGAWCFVDHYGPDDIADEPGMQVPPHPHMGLQTVSWLHEGEVLHRDSTGSLQTIRPRELGLMTSGRAISHSEESPKSHARFLHGAQLWVALPDSHRHTDPRFEHHAELPVVTAPGLKVTMILGGLDGATSPGTTYTPIVGADLALARGTDVRLPLEPDFEYAVLSMSGEAHVDGVPVLPGSMLYLGCGRTELPLRAESDAGLMLLGGEPFEEELIMFWNFIGRTQLEIEQARTDWMTGSRFGEVKGYDGAPLPAPELPPVPLKPRGRVR, from the coding sequence ATGAGCAATCTTGATCGCGAGCCGGTTCCCGCGGTGTGCGGCGGCCGTGGCTTCGTCGTCGCGGAGCCGGTGCGTGAACTCCTCAGCCCTCGCCGTGTCCAGCTCGGCGAGTCCACCGAAGTCCGCCGGCTGCTCCCCAACCTGGGCCGCCGCATGGTCGGTGCCTGGTGCTTCGTCGATCACTACGGCCCCGACGACATCGCCGACGAGCCCGGCATGCAGGTGCCCCCGCACCCGCACATGGGCCTGCAGACGGTGAGCTGGCTGCACGAGGGCGAGGTGCTGCACCGCGACTCCACGGGCAGCCTGCAGACGATCCGCCCGCGCGAACTGGGCCTGATGACCTCCGGCCGGGCCATCAGCCACTCGGAGGAGAGCCCGAAGTCGCACGCCCGCTTCCTGCACGGCGCACAGCTGTGGGTCGCCCTGCCCGACAGCCACCGCCACACCGATCCGCGCTTCGAACACCACGCCGAACTGCCGGTCGTCACCGCTCCTGGCCTCAAGGTCACGATGATCCTCGGCGGCCTCGACGGCGCGACCTCGCCCGGAACGACGTACACCCCCATCGTCGGCGCCGACCTCGCCCTCGCCCGCGGCACTGACGTACGCCTTCCCCTGGAGCCGGACTTCGAGTACGCGGTGCTCTCGATGTCCGGCGAGGCCCACGTGGACGGCGTGCCGGTGCTGCCCGGCTCGATGCTCTACCTCGGCTGCGGCCGCACCGAACTGCCGCTGCGCGCCGAGTCGGACGCGGGCCTGATGCTCCTGGGCGGTGAGCCGTTCGAGGAGGAGCTGATCATGTTCTGGAACTTCATCGGCCGCACCCAGCTGGAGATCGAGCAGGCCCGCACGGACTGGATGACGGGTTCACGGTTCGGCGAGGTGAAGGGGTACGACGGTGCTCCACTGCCCGCCCCGGAACTCCCGCCGGTACCGCTGAAGCCGCGGGGCAGGGTGCGCTGA
- a CDS encoding PepSY-associated TM helix domain-containing protein → MSTAPSTTTDEAPQSAAPAPAPSRWAPLRPLILRMHFYAGVLVAPFLLVAAVTGFLYAGSFQAEKLVYSQEMTVPVGDSKLPISEQVAAARKAHPEGTVSAVRPSPEADASTRVMLSGVEGVGPDHTLAVFVDPYTGKVRGALEQYGSTGALPLRTWISELHRNLHLGETGRLYSELAASWLWVIAGGGLVLWFSRRRALRKVRGTSGRRRTLGLHGSVGVWAAAGFFFLSATGLTWSTYAGANIDELRTYLRQATPSISATVGGEHAGHDSAAGPGGDAEHGVGLDKVLAAARAEGLSDPVEIVPPADAESAYVVKQVQRSWPEKQDSVAIDPATGEVTDELRFADYPILAKLTRWGIDLHTGVLFGLVNQIALMLLALSLILLIVWGYRMWWQRGRGSAFGRPIRRGAWRQVPPYVLVPLLAAVAVLGYFVPLLGIPLAAFVVVDVVLGEIAHRRGRGRTEAPSA, encoded by the coding sequence ATGTCCACCGCTCCCTCGACCACGACGGACGAGGCTCCCCAGTCCGCCGCACCGGCTCCGGCCCCGAGCCGCTGGGCCCCGCTGCGGCCCCTGATCCTGCGGATGCACTTCTACGCCGGCGTGCTCGTCGCGCCGTTCCTGCTCGTCGCCGCCGTCACCGGATTCCTGTACGCGGGCTCGTTCCAGGCCGAGAAGCTCGTCTACTCCCAGGAGATGACCGTTCCGGTGGGCGACTCCAAACTGCCGATCTCCGAGCAGGTGGCCGCGGCCCGCAAGGCCCACCCGGAGGGCACCGTCTCGGCGGTACGGCCCTCCCCGGAGGCCGACGCGAGCACCCGTGTGATGCTGTCCGGCGTCGAGGGCGTGGGCCCCGACCACACCCTCGCCGTGTTCGTCGACCCGTACACCGGGAAGGTGCGGGGCGCCCTCGAGCAGTACGGCTCGACGGGCGCGCTGCCGCTGCGCACCTGGATCTCCGAGCTCCACCGCAACCTGCACCTCGGCGAAACGGGCCGCCTCTACAGCGAACTCGCCGCGAGCTGGCTGTGGGTGATCGCGGGCGGCGGTCTGGTGCTGTGGTTCTCGCGCCGCCGCGCCCTGCGCAAGGTGCGCGGCACCAGCGGACGGCGTCGCACGCTCGGCCTGCACGGCAGCGTCGGCGTGTGGGCCGCGGCCGGCTTCTTCTTCCTCTCGGCGACGGGCCTGACCTGGTCGACCTACGCCGGCGCCAACATCGACGAGCTGCGCACCTATCTGCGCCAGGCCACCCCGTCGATCTCGGCGACGGTGGGCGGCGAGCACGCGGGCCACGACAGCGCGGCCGGGCCCGGCGGTGACGCCGAGCACGGCGTCGGCCTCGACAAGGTCCTCGCCGCCGCGCGCGCCGAGGGGCTGAGCGACCCCGTGGAGATCGTGCCGCCCGCGGACGCCGAGTCGGCGTACGTCGTCAAGCAGGTGCAGCGCAGCTGGCCCGAGAAGCAGGACTCGGTCGCGATCGACCCGGCCACCGGTGAGGTCACCGACGAGCTGCGGTTCGCCGACTACCCGATCCTCGCGAAGCTGACCCGCTGGGGCATCGACCTGCACACCGGCGTCCTGTTCGGCCTCGTCAACCAGATCGCCCTGATGCTGCTCGCGCTCTCGCTGATCCTGCTGATCGTGTGGGGCTACCGCATGTGGTGGCAGCGCGGTCGCGGCTCCGCCTTCGGCAGGCCCATCCGGCGCGGCGCCTGGCGGCAGGTGCCCCCGTATGTCCTCGTCCCGCTGCTCGCGGCCGTCGCCGTCCTCGGCTACTTCGTGCCGCTGCTGGGCATACCGCTCGCCGCCTTCGTGGTCGTGGACGTGGTCCTGGGCGAGATCGCGCACCGGCGGGGCCGCGGGCGTACCGAGGCGCCGTCGGCCTGA